The Oceanispirochaeta sp. genome includes a window with the following:
- the gnd gene encoding decarboxylating NADP(+)-dependent phosphogluconate dehydrogenase, whose protein sequence is RFGPSIMPGGNVEAWPHVKNIFQDISAKTESGEACCDWVGNDGAGHYVKMVHNGIEYGDMQLITEAYQLLKEGIGFNHDEMHEIFAEYNKGPLDSYLIEITRDILAYKDEDGGPLVEKILDTAGQKGTGKWTGISALDLGMPVTLIGESVFARCLSALKDERVAASKKISGPDESFSGDKKGFVKDLEQALLFSKIISYAQGYMLMKEAAKENKWQLNYGAIAMMWRGGCIIRSVFLGEIKEAFDKNPDLSNLIMDDYFGDILQKAQSSLRRVISTAVTLGIPVPTLSTALAFFDGYRSARLPANLLQAQRDYFGAHTYERTDKPRGEFFHTNWTGTGGDVSSSTYEA, encoded by the coding sequence GAGATTCGGACCCAGTATTATGCCCGGTGGAAATGTAGAAGCCTGGCCTCATGTGAAGAATATCTTTCAGGACATCAGTGCGAAAACTGAGAGTGGAGAAGCTTGTTGCGACTGGGTCGGGAACGACGGTGCCGGACATTATGTGAAAATGGTTCACAACGGGATCGAATACGGTGATATGCAGCTCATTACAGAAGCCTACCAGCTATTAAAAGAAGGGATAGGATTCAACCACGATGAAATGCACGAGATCTTCGCTGAATACAATAAAGGACCACTTGATTCGTACCTCATAGAAATCACCAGAGATATCCTCGCCTATAAAGATGAAGACGGTGGACCACTGGTTGAAAAAATCCTCGATACAGCGGGGCAGAAAGGGACAGGGAAATGGACCGGAATAAGCGCACTCGACCTGGGAATGCCTGTAACTTTGATTGGAGAATCTGTATTCGCCCGCTGTTTATCTGCCTTAAAAGATGAAAGAGTTGCGGCATCGAAGAAAATATCCGGTCCCGATGAATCTTTTAGTGGAGACAAAAAGGGCTTTGTGAAAGACCTGGAACAGGCATTGCTTTTTTCAAAAATAATTTCCTATGCACAAGGTTATATGCTAATGAAAGAAGCGGCCAAAGAAAATAAATGGCAGCTGAACTACGGAGCCATTGCCATGATGTGGCGTGGGGGATGTATCATCAGATCTGTTTTCCTCGGTGAAATTAAAGAGGCATTTGATAAAAACCCCGATTTGTCCAACCTGATTATGGATGATTATTTCGGAGATATCCTGCAAAAAGCACAGAGTTCTCTCAGGCGTGTTATTTCGACAGCAGTAACTCTGGGAATTCCCGTACCTACCCTCTCTACAGCTTTAGCCTTCTTTGACGGGTACAGGTCAGCAAGGCTTCCCGCCAATCTGCTTCAGGCACAAAGAGACTATTTCGGGGCTCATACCTATGAAAGAACTGATAAACCGAGAGGAGAGTTTTTTCACACCAACTGGACTGGAACAGGAGGAGATGTTTCATCTTCCACTTATGAGGCATAA
- a CDS encoding DeoR/GlpR family DNA-binding transcription regulator encodes MGRNPRHDKILNLLQNLRQISVSDLTERLGVSQVTIRKDLTILEEKGLILRNHGGAMLAQATNQISTVSTRKGLFFDKKDRITSKAIELIQEGDSVCIDASSTNLLLAEKIKTLPIRVITNSLEIMKTLSSSRDITLTAIGGNFRQEASSFIGPIAEDTINQLQFDIAFIGATGISVDGDFLTHNTIEGNVKKAMLKAAKRKVILADSSKLNARSFSKFANADLIDVLITDSKFSETDLFRKMGIEVLMV; translated from the coding sequence ATGGGAAGGAATCCGCGTCACGATAAAATCTTGAACCTGCTCCAGAATCTCAGACAAATCTCAGTGAGTGACCTCACTGAGAGGCTGGGAGTCTCTCAGGTAACCATCAGAAAAGACTTGACCATTCTCGAGGAAAAGGGACTCATTCTGCGCAATCATGGTGGAGCCATGCTGGCCCAGGCAACGAATCAGATTTCTACAGTATCAACTCGAAAAGGTCTTTTTTTTGATAAAAAAGACCGGATTACCTCAAAAGCGATAGAATTGATTCAGGAAGGAGATTCTGTTTGTATTGATGCCAGTTCGACTAATCTGTTACTGGCGGAAAAGATAAAAACATTGCCCATAAGAGTCATTACAAACAGCCTGGAAATAATGAAAACATTATCATCGTCGAGAGACATTACTCTTACGGCAATCGGTGGGAATTTCCGGCAGGAAGCCAGTTCTTTTATTGGTCCCATAGCGGAAGATACAATAAATCAGCTGCAATTTGATATCGCTTTTATCGGGGCCACTGGCATTTCTGTGGATGGAGATTTTCTCACCCACAATACAATTGAAGGCAATGTGAAAAAAGCCATGCTGAAAGCGGCCAAACGAAAAGTGATTCTTGCTGATTCCAGCAAGTTGAATGCCAGATCTTTTTCCAAGTTCGCCAATGCGGACCTGATTGATGTATTAATTACAGACAGTAAATTTTCTGAAACTGACTTATTCCGGAAAATGGGAATTGAAGTTTTAATGGTTTAA